From the genome of Neodiprion pinetum isolate iyNeoPine1 chromosome 3, iyNeoPine1.2, whole genome shotgun sequence, one region includes:
- the LOC124214699 gene encoding 1-acyl-sn-glycerol-3-phosphate acyltransferase beta isoform X2 → MHVSSRLRAECCQLSLVLQHRVLGVSCSSIGVALLLLLVVVCAVSDAARYRIKFVLFIFLSAIAATWCIPIMLFQPGHWKNALIPAWGARQIAKLLGIQFHVRGKENIVKDTGCVVLINHQSGLDLCVLAELWPVLERCTVISKKEILYLGPFGLASWLWGTIFIDRRQAEQAHSTMNSTADIINNRKAKLCLFPEGKRHSGTTLLPFKKGAFHVAIASQTPIQPVVVSKYYFLNDNLKKFGSGKSYITILPPISTVGMTKDNMAELMDEAYDKMNKVFQETSQEVLALHVDNSNSK, encoded by the exons ATGCATGTTTCATCGAGGCTACGTGCAGAATGTTGCCAATTATCCTTAGTTTTGCAACATAG ggtCCTGGGTGTTTCTTGCAGCAGCATCGGCGTTGCTCTCCTGCTACTCCTGGTCGTAGTTTGCGCTGTGAGCGATGCAGCAAGATATCGAATTAAATTTGtactctttatttttctcagtgcaatAGCGGCGACATGGTGCATACCGATTATGCTCTTCCAGCCAGGACATTGGAAAAATGCGCT CATACCTGCGTGGGGAGCACGACAAATTGCGAAACTCCTGGGAATACAATTTCATGTTCGTGGGAAGGAAAATATCGTCAAAGACACGGGTTGTGTGGTGTTGATCAATCACCAGAGCGGACTTGATCTTTGCG TATTGGCAGAGTTGTGGCCTGTGCTGGAACGATGCACggtgatttcaaaaaaagagaTTCTCTACTTGGGGCCGTTTGGCCTCGCTTCCTGGCTTTGGGGTACGATTTTCATCGACAGACGGCAAGCTGAGCAAGCACATAGCACCATGAACTCGACGGCGGACATTATCAATAACAGAAAG GCAAAACTTTGTCTATTTCCTGAGGGTAAGCGGCACTCCGGAACGACGCTGCTTCCGTTTAAGAAGGGCGCTTTCCACGTCGCCATCGCCTCCCAGACCCCGATTCAACCGGTCGTCGTTTCGAAGTACTATTTTCTCAACGACAACCTCAAGAAGTTTGGCTCGG GAAAAAGTTATATCACCATTTTACCACCAATTTCCACAGTCGGAATGACAAAGGACAATATGGCGGAATTGATGGATGAAGCCTACGATAAAATGAACAAAGTTTTCCAAGAAACCTCTCAGGAAGTTCTAGCTTTACATGTCGacaattcaaattcgaaataa
- the LOC124214699 gene encoding 1-acyl-sn-glycerol-3-phosphate acyltransferase beta isoform X1, producing MLDKTQPISPVIPLRFSNRSCRVLGVSCSSIGVALLLLLVVVCAVSDAARYRIKFVLFIFLSAIAATWCIPIMLFQPGHWKNALIPAWGARQIAKLLGIQFHVRGKENIVKDTGCVVLINHQSGLDLCVLAELWPVLERCTVISKKEILYLGPFGLASWLWGTIFIDRRQAEQAHSTMNSTADIINNRKAKLCLFPEGKRHSGTTLLPFKKGAFHVAIASQTPIQPVVVSKYYFLNDNLKKFGSGKSYITILPPISTVGMTKDNMAELMDEAYDKMNKVFQETSQEVLALHVDNSNSK from the exons ATGCTGGATAAAACACAACCAATCTCTCCCGTTATACCTCTACGTTTTTCAAATCGATCTTGTCG ggtCCTGGGTGTTTCTTGCAGCAGCATCGGCGTTGCTCTCCTGCTACTCCTGGTCGTAGTTTGCGCTGTGAGCGATGCAGCAAGATATCGAATTAAATTTGtactctttatttttctcagtgcaatAGCGGCGACATGGTGCATACCGATTATGCTCTTCCAGCCAGGACATTGGAAAAATGCGCT CATACCTGCGTGGGGAGCACGACAAATTGCGAAACTCCTGGGAATACAATTTCATGTTCGTGGGAAGGAAAATATCGTCAAAGACACGGGTTGTGTGGTGTTGATCAATCACCAGAGCGGACTTGATCTTTGCG TATTGGCAGAGTTGTGGCCTGTGCTGGAACGATGCACggtgatttcaaaaaaagagaTTCTCTACTTGGGGCCGTTTGGCCTCGCTTCCTGGCTTTGGGGTACGATTTTCATCGACAGACGGCAAGCTGAGCAAGCACATAGCACCATGAACTCGACGGCGGACATTATCAATAACAGAAAG GCAAAACTTTGTCTATTTCCTGAGGGTAAGCGGCACTCCGGAACGACGCTGCTTCCGTTTAAGAAGGGCGCTTTCCACGTCGCCATCGCCTCCCAGACCCCGATTCAACCGGTCGTCGTTTCGAAGTACTATTTTCTCAACGACAACCTCAAGAAGTTTGGCTCGG GAAAAAGTTATATCACCATTTTACCACCAATTTCCACAGTCGGAATGACAAAGGACAATATGGCGGAATTGATGGATGAAGCCTACGATAAAATGAACAAAGTTTTCCAAGAAACCTCTCAGGAAGTTCTAGCTTTACATGTCGacaattcaaattcgaaataa
- the LOC124214699 gene encoding 1-acyl-sn-glycerol-3-phosphate acyltransferase beta isoform X3, with translation MVLGVSCSSIGVALLLLLVVVCAVSDAARYRIKFVLFIFLSAIAATWCIPIMLFQPGHWKNALIPAWGARQIAKLLGIQFHVRGKENIVKDTGCVVLINHQSGLDLCVLAELWPVLERCTVISKKEILYLGPFGLASWLWGTIFIDRRQAEQAHSTMNSTADIINNRKAKLCLFPEGKRHSGTTLLPFKKGAFHVAIASQTPIQPVVVSKYYFLNDNLKKFGSGKSYITILPPISTVGMTKDNMAELMDEAYDKMNKVFQETSQEVLALHVDNSNSK, from the exons AT ggtCCTGGGTGTTTCTTGCAGCAGCATCGGCGTTGCTCTCCTGCTACTCCTGGTCGTAGTTTGCGCTGTGAGCGATGCAGCAAGATATCGAATTAAATTTGtactctttatttttctcagtgcaatAGCGGCGACATGGTGCATACCGATTATGCTCTTCCAGCCAGGACATTGGAAAAATGCGCT CATACCTGCGTGGGGAGCACGACAAATTGCGAAACTCCTGGGAATACAATTTCATGTTCGTGGGAAGGAAAATATCGTCAAAGACACGGGTTGTGTGGTGTTGATCAATCACCAGAGCGGACTTGATCTTTGCG TATTGGCAGAGTTGTGGCCTGTGCTGGAACGATGCACggtgatttcaaaaaaagagaTTCTCTACTTGGGGCCGTTTGGCCTCGCTTCCTGGCTTTGGGGTACGATTTTCATCGACAGACGGCAAGCTGAGCAAGCACATAGCACCATGAACTCGACGGCGGACATTATCAATAACAGAAAG GCAAAACTTTGTCTATTTCCTGAGGGTAAGCGGCACTCCGGAACGACGCTGCTTCCGTTTAAGAAGGGCGCTTTCCACGTCGCCATCGCCTCCCAGACCCCGATTCAACCGGTCGTCGTTTCGAAGTACTATTTTCTCAACGACAACCTCAAGAAGTTTGGCTCGG GAAAAAGTTATATCACCATTTTACCACCAATTTCCACAGTCGGAATGACAAAGGACAATATGGCGGAATTGATGGATGAAGCCTACGATAAAATGAACAAAGTTTTCCAAGAAACCTCTCAGGAAGTTCTAGCTTTACATGTCGacaattcaaattcgaaataa